A genomic region of Xiphophorus couchianus chromosome 9, X_couchianus-1.0, whole genome shotgun sequence contains the following coding sequences:
- the chst14 gene encoding carbohydrate sulfotransferase 14 — protein sequence MLPRRQDHGKRRSDGVRSGSVVNFRSAGSPGSVRRSSAVLPSVLTFLVIVASGGLLLMIEKGMLNSVETPSPRGSARRLELVGETRKRGADGADVDSQILQEIRNRTIRTMCSQKNMPHSIWSLSPLQRKTVLQHILVNDEYRFLYCYVPKVACSNWKRVLKVLSGALESVDVNIKMDHRSDLLFLSSLKPEEIRYRLKHYFKFMFVREPMERLLSAYRNKFGEIESYQKKYGAEIVQRYRKGRAKDASVMGDDVTFGEFVRYLLDEDVERMNEHWMPIYNLCQPCAVSYNFIGSYEHLGRDSAYVLQRIGAPPFVNFPERQTWYKPVTTQTLHYYLCTLPQKLLRELLPKYILDFSLFAYPLPNTTTEHCRH from the exons ATGCTTCCACGCAGGCAGGACCACGGGAAGAGAAGGAGCGACGGCGTGCGGAGCGGCTCCGTTGTGAACTTCAGGAGCGCGGGGAGCCCGGGCTCCGTCCGCCGCAGCTCCGCCGTGCTGCCCTCGGTGCTAACCTTCCTGGTGATCGTAGCCTCCGGAGGCCTGCTGCTCATGATAGAGAAAGGAATGCTGAACAGCGTGGAGACACCTTCTCCCCGGGGCAGCGCAAGGCGGCTGGAGCTCGTCGGCGAGACCCGAAAACGCGGTGCAGATGGCGCGGACGTGGACTCCCAG ATCCTCCAGGAGATCCGCAACCGCACCATCAGGACCATGTGCAGCCAGAAGAACATGCCCCACAGCATCTGGTCCCTGAGCCCCCTGCAGAGGAAGACGGTGCTGCAGCACATCCTGGTGAACGACGAGTACCGCTTCCTCTACTGCTACGTCCCCAAAGTGGCCTGCTCCAACTGGAAGAGAGTCCTGAAGGTCCTGAGCGGAGCCTTGGAGAGCGTGGACGTCAACATCAAGATGGATCACCGCAGCGACTTGCTGTTTCTATCCTCCCTGAAGCCGGAGGAAATCCGCTACCGCCTCAAGCACTACTTCAAGTTCATGTTCGTGCGGGAGCCCATGGAGCGGCTGCTCTCCGCCTACAGGAACAAGTTCGGAGAGATCGAATCCTACCAGAAAAAGTACGGAGCGGAGATCGTGCAGCGCTACAGGAAGGGCCGTGCCAAGGATGCGTCCGTGATGGGAGACGACGTGACCTTCGGAGAGTTTGTCCGTTACTTGTTGGACGAGGACGTGGAGCGCATGAACGAGCACTGGATGCCGATTTACAACTTGTGCCAGCCCTGCGCCGTTTCTTATAACTTCATAGGCTCCTATGAGCACCTTGGAAGGGACTCGGCGTACGTGCTCCAGCGCATCGGCGCGCCACCGTTCGTCAACTTCCCGGAGAGGCAAACATGGTACAAGCCTGTCACCACACAAACGTTACACTATTACTTGTGCACTTTGCCGCAGAAGCTACTCAGGGAACTTCTGCCGAAGTACATTTTAGACTTCTCTCTGTTTGCTTACCCCCTGCCAAACACAACCACTGAGCACTGCCGGCATTAA